acgaggatgagaaCAAAGACGTTCGAATGACGGAACACCGTTGGGACAAGAACGTCACAAATGATGCCGAATTCGAGGCGAGCGATGACGAAGACATGGCCAGCGCCAACGGCGCGACGCGTCGGAATGGCAACAAGCGCACCTTCACTGACTTCCGTAAGGGAGAAGCcgatgtcgagggcgagaccaCCACTCCCCGAAGCCGCAAGGATGGGGACGCCGACAAGGAGCCGTCGGAGGAAGAGGTCCacgacgtcaacgacgacacaATTGAAGATGTCGGCGCCACCGAGGAATCTGAAAAGACGGAAACCGTTCAGGCAGAGGCGCCCAAAGAGCCGGAAAAGCAAAacgttgacgatgatggcgacgtgGGCATGACAGACTCCgcccccgccgacgagacaGCCGTCAAGAAGGAAGAGGTTGAGCCCGAGCCGGCACCAGAAGCTGAAGCGGCTGATAAacccgccgaggagaagcgcgatGAGTCAGAGGCACCGAAGGGGGAGACCCGAGCAACGGCTGAGCCAGAGAGCActgaggagaagaaggccgccgagccggtCAAGGAGGCTGAGCCCGAGAAATGCGCTGACAAGGACACTGCCAAAGAGGACGAGGCTCCGGCTGCCGAGCCCATGGAAGTTGACCAAGACAAGGAGGAGCCCAAGAAGCCCAGCGAGGGGCCCGCTGATAGCGCGACGAGCTAGTCGCCGCCTACGAACATCGACCTGGCATGGTCTCGTTTGACTGGCCTTGGCAGCCTCCGTTCGGATGCGCAATGCTTTTCTTGTACTCTAGAAGCTGAGGCGTGGCCGAAGCGGCGTTTAGGCGTATATGGCATAGCGAGTGATATCAGGGGCGGATACCGTCGCGGTTTGGGGAGGACAGGTGTATTTCTGGCTCATGATTTCTCTTTTGACTAGGTACCTGAAGCACGGTGCACGTCTTTTGTAATATGCCTCGGGACTTCAGTCTGTGCATTCGTCACTCGGGACAGTTACAAATGTTTAGCAAACGCGCCCTGACAATTCGTTAGGTTGGGCGAGCGACTCTGCGAGGCTGGCAGGGGGACGGATCCCTCCCAGCGCAGGACCCCGCTGTGGTGCTAGCGCCACCTGCAAGGCTGTAATAAACTCCAACCTAAGTTTGGAGCAGACGGCGGGGGAGCCAAAATTTATCGATGAGCAACACTCGTCACCAACCTCGACAACGGACGTTCCAGCCTGGATCCTCAATCCTAATTTCGGCAGCGTCCTGTCAATTTTCTTCATGTAGTCATTGTTCAAGTCGATCATCTGGCGACTCGCCTACGGAGCACCGCGCGCAACCCTACCGTCCTTAAGACCTCCACCAATCGCCCGGGCCTCATTCGTTTCGTCAGAGTCACTACATCTTCGCGCCCGCAAACGTCGTCTCCCTCTTCGAGCCACCCCCACactctctgtctctctctgcgcaagtagcagcagcagcaagcgcGGCACCTTTGCGctccccccgcgcccgcgatgccgacgccagtctcggcggcgggcacgcccggcggcggcggcggcggcgatgccgagtcGGCGAAGCTGGCCGTGTGGAAGGAGGCGCTATACGACCGCTGCAGGGAGTCCGGGACAGACCTCTTCTCGCAGGACGACCTGCTCCGGCTCGATGTCATTCCCAACCGCGACCTGATGCTGCTCGCGCGCGTGGTGCAGTCGCTCAGCGATGACAAGCTCTTCATCACCATGCGCGAGGCCTCGGGCCAGGTGCTGTGGAAGTGGCGCGATGCGCAAGAGGCGCACAAGTACGTCCTGGCTACATTCTCTCCTTTTTCtcctctttctcttcttttagtggaggcggggggggggcgaaACCATTCGCTGTTGGTGATCGTAGGCAACACCACAGTTGAGCTAATAGGCGGCTTTTGCGTCCCACAGGTACAAGCAATGCTCGACGGACGAACAGGTCATGGTGTACTCGCTCATCGAcgactcgggcggcgacggcatctgGTCGCAGACGCTGCAGAAGCGGCTCAACATGCACGACTCGGTGCTCAAGAATGCGCTcaagcagctgcaggccAAGGGCCTCATCGCGCCCTTCAAGAACGTCGAGCACCCCAACAAGAAGATGTTCATCAAGGCCTCCATCCGGCCCTCGGACCGCGCTACGGGCGGGCCCTGGTACACGGACCAgaacctcgacgaggccttcatcgaggagctgcagcgcgtcgtCTTTGACTTTGTGAAGCGCCAGAGCGGCTACCTGAGcactcaccaccaccacggctcttctgcttcttctgcctccgccgccgccgccggtgccggtgcccGGACACAGGTCCCGAAAAAGGGCGTCCTGAAAGGCAgtgcctccgccgccgccgaacggGGCAAGAAGCGCAGCGCACAGGAAATAAGCGGCGGCCCGTCCGgcaccgcgacggccgcgacgcccacgcccaagACGCCCCGCgtctcgtcgagcagcagccggcgcgagcccgccctgctgcccctccccgcggGCTACACGGGCTACCCGACGGTGCGGGACATTGCCCGCCTCCTCtccagcagcggcatcaccaacaacaccatcctgtccgaggacgacgtcaagaagctcgtcgacgtgctcgtcTGGGACAAcctcgtcgagcccgtcAAGGTCGCCGGCAAGCTAGGCtaccgcgtcgcccgcgtcgccaagCAGTCCACCGAGAGCTGGGCCGGCCGTGAGGACCCCAcgggccgcgacggcgggcccgAGCCCTACGTCAGCCCCTTCACCGAGGCGCCCTGCGGTCGGTGCCCCGTCTTCGAGCTctgcgaggagggcggcccCGTCAGCGCGAGTAACTGCGAGTATTTTAAGCGCTGGCTGGGAACGGACTAAAAGGCGGACACGGTTAGGAGAGGGTCTTTCAGGGCTTAAGTCCAAGGACTATCATTGACTTGAGGCGAGTATTGCTGGTGGCGCGCTGTCGGGACAAAACTTGCATGGTCGGAGTTGGGCGGCATGGAATTTACGGATTTTCAAGGCATTGGCGTGGAGCTAGACAAGGTACCAGCATCGCAGTACATACAGTATTGCCGTCATTCGGGGCTTGCCGACATTGTACTGCTACGAGACACGATCAAAATAATTTGGAACAACAAGTGGCTTCAGAAGTCAACTTTTATTGCGGCGTCAGGTGTGTCAAGGTGACTACCAAGCCCTCGTACGAAAGCTCAGTGTGTTGCCGTCTTCGCGTGCCTCCATTGACCAAGGGGTCCCCGATACAGAGATGCTACACAGCCTACAGCTGACCAGACTTGACAATGGTGGGCGGCTGCTTGTACTTAACAGTGCCGCTGGCGGAGCCAGTAGCCTCAAGAGCCTTGACCACGTCCAAAGACTGCTGATCAGCGACCTCGCCAAAgacgacgtggcggccgtcgagccacgAGGTCACGACGGTGGTGATGAAGAACTGGGAGCCGTTGCTATTGCCGGGTCTTAGCCGAGACGTCTTGTGGGGGGGCGGAGGCACATGCGCAGACTTACGTGTTGGGACCAGCGTTGGCCATGGACAGCAGGCCAGGCTTGGTGTGCTTCCGGGTGAAGTTCTCATCGGCAAACTTCTCGCCGTAGATGGACTTGCCGCCGGTGCCCTACAGCATGTCAGCGTATTTTCTCAGACGAAATTGAGGGTGGCGGAGGGAACGTACGTTGCCGCGGGTGAAGTCACCGCCCTGGAGCATGAACTCGGGGATGATGCGGTGGAACTTGGAGCCGGCGTAGCCGAAGCCCTTCTCGCCGGTGCAGAGAGCACGGAAGTTCTCAGTGGTCTTGGGGACAACGTCGTCGTAGAGTTCAAAGTTGATGCGGCCAGACTGGGCTGTAATCCCAATTGCGTCAGCTTCATGTCATGGCGCGTGGCGCAGTAACATGCCGGGTAGGGGCGGTGCAAGCAAAGCGTGAGGGGATTGGTAGCCGTATCCAGCGTTGGCCGGACAGCTTCAACAAGCTCGCGGCGGAGTAGCCAGGTCGGCAATTGAGGCCTCTCTCAAGCTTGCGGTGATGAAACAGAGATGTTGCCCGGTCGGCGCAAGGTACTTACCCTTGACGGTAGTAGTCGGCTTGCCGCCCTGCATGACGGGGCCCTCCCACTCAATATCGAAGTAACTGTTGACATTGATTAGCTTCTTGACATTGGTAGCCGAGAACAAGATGATGGCGGTACTTACACCTTGTTGCCCATGATTGCGGTTGTGGCTGAGAAAAATCGAGAGGCTCGGAAAGGGTTGGAAGAAGATGCAAGTTGTGGAAGAGAGAAGGATCTCGGGACGGGGGAGCAGAGGTTATAGCGGGGTAGGAGGGGTCGAAGAAGCGTTGATCTCATTTTGAAGGGCAGCTGGAGGGGTAACAGGTTAGTGGGAGGATGCAAGCCAATTAGGACGCGCGAAGGCGAGAAACGGTGGGGTGGCGAGGGAGACGGCAGCCAGTCACGTGGAATTGCAGTGCTGACTTGGAGACTCCAGGAGCTTCCAGGGCGCTTTGACACGACCAGCCACCCGCAGCGCAGGGAGAGCTTCCATTGCTGCAGCTCTCCTGCAGCCCCCGCGGCACCGCACGGGCGAGAGACGAAGGCCCCCGGAGCTCGCGAGCCACATCTCAGCAtcgcagcagctcggcagTCTGCGAGGAACCCCCCATGGATGGGCGTTGGGCCGGTTCCCGACAGCGAGCGCTCTGACGCAAGCTGAGAGCCGGTCGACCCGTCGTCAGGCTGCGttgctgggccgccgccgagctgtAGGACCAGAACAGTGGGGTCGCGGCTGGTTGTCAGGAGTTCCCGATGGCCAACCAGCGCACCCGGCCGTCTGCCCGTGTCCAGAGAGGCTGGCGTGGCCGGGTCCCCACGAAACGGATGACGCTCCTAGTAATGCGGCCGGTCTgggttgacgccgccgacgtgtcGGCCGACAAATTGCGCGACTTTCCGGGCTGATCgatgtctgtctgtctgtctgttgTCTGTTGTGTGGCACTGGGACTTTCCCTTATTGCGGCCGATCTCGAGGCAGTCCCGTCCGAACCGACGTGTCTGGGAGGGAAGCAGCACGCGCTCTTGCGCATGCAGCAAGGGGCATGTGACGGCTGCAAAGGAAATTCACCCACCTGGATATTACAATTGATACAAGAGTGACGAGGTATGAATACAAGAGCCCGATGAATCGCAGTCACAAGTTGCTTgttgctgtgctgtgctgtgctgtgctggcaGTCGACGAAAGGGAAAAGTTGGCCGTCGGTGCTCAACACAGGGGGCTAGTCGCGGCCCGCGCAGTCTGGGAGTCGGCCTGAGACTTCAGGTACCAAAGCCGAAGCCACCACTCTCAGCAGTCACCGCAGGTAGGTTGGCTCAATGGCTTTCCAGGGTCGAAAAGGTTGCATTCTCCAAGCAGGAAACCGCAGAAATCTACTTTACATCATGCCGGCCATCTCAGCATGTTCATTCACAGCCAATTGAGAATTGATGCTGGCTCTGCGCGGTGCTTTGTCTCCTACCCGTCTGGGCGTCCATCCATGAGCTTCATGGCCGTCACGTGATGCGTCCCCTGACCCCACGCTGGACCCAGTTGGGCAACTGGCGCCGCTCGACGGCCCGAAAGTCCAGCTGTCCATCGCGACGAGCGTCACTATCTGCCTACGGGACACGCATCACTGGACCACGCACGCAtcagcggccgcggctcaTATTCACCCCATTGATCCTTGGACCCCGGTGCTCGCGCTTGGTTTGCCAACATGGATCTAAACGATTTGAAGAACACGGTCTCGAACCTGACCTTGTACGACCTCAAGGCCGGGTTCCGGAAGGCCCAGAATGGTTCGTGAGGCGTCACCAGCCAAGCGTCTCCAATGCTAACAGGGCGCGCTCAGCCGTAATGAACTACACCGAGATGGAGTCCAAGGCATGTCCTTTTGTCGCAGCGGTGCGGGATGCTGGCTAACTCAATCGCAGGTGCGGGAGGCGACCAACAATGAGCCCTGGggagcctcgtcgacattGATGCAGGAGATTGCAAACGGCACATTCAATTAGTGCGATGGACCGTTCCTGACCCTTCTCAATCCAGCGCTAACTTAGACAGCCAAACGCTCAACGAAATCATGCCTATGATCTATCGACGATTCACGGAGAAGTCGGCCGAGGAATGGCGGCAGATCTACAAGGCCCTACAGCTCCTTGAGTTCCTCATCAAGCACGGCTCTGAGCGTGTCATCGACGATGCCAGGGGCCACATTACATTGCTCAAGATGCTCCGGCAATTCCACTTTATCGACCAGAACGGCAAGGACCAAGGCATCAATGTTCGGAACCGAGCCAAGGAACTCGCGGAGCTCCTGAGCGACGTGGAGCGGATCCGGTCCGAGCGCAAAAAGGCACGCGCGACGAAGAACAAGTACACAGGCGTCGAGGGAGGCATGTCGTTCGGCGGAGGCTTttcgggcggcagcagcagcggccgctTCGGTGGCTTCGGGAACGAATCATCTGGCTACGGCGGGAGCAACGCCGATTATGGTGGTTATTCCGGTGGAGTTtatggcgacggcggcggcttcggtgGCCAGGCCAGCGATTTCCGGGACACCGGCGGCAGGTCAGACAGGTTTGAAGAATACGACGAgttcgacgagggcgagaggcccgcggcttcgtcgaggcccAAGAGGACGACGGAGCGCGCAGGCGTCAAGAAGACCACCGGGGAGgtggcgaagaagaaggagccAGAGGTCGATCTGTTTTCCTTCGACGAACCATCGCAGagctcctccgccgctgcccccaCACCGTCCAACGGCTCACGCCCGGCCGGCGTTGCCGGGCCAAGCGGCGGTGGCACTacgaacgacgacgacgaattCGATGACTTTCAAGAAGCTACGCCGGTCACGCAACCggtggcgccgtcgggcggTTACGCCCAGCCGCTTTCGCCCCCTCTCACCTCAACGGCGACCTCTTCCACACAGTTTGCCGCACCGCAGCCACTCTCGGCTCCTCAGAAGGCGGACCTCAGCCAAATGGTCAGCAcgtcgtccatctcgccggcgccgagcggcggcgtcaattACTCCGCCtttgcgtcgccgccggcgcagtcACAGGCTCCCAAACCGTCCGGGTTTCAGTCCACAGGGCCCAACTACTTTGGCACGGTGTCGTCCCAGCCCACGGCTCAGGCGAGTGGGAGCATGTCTAGCATGTCTCCCATGGCGGCTTCCAGCGGCCCGaccaccatggccaacaTGAAGCCCGTCACCAGCCCGGGCGGTaagccggccgcggcgggtgGGGATGCGTTTGGCGCGCTCTGGGGCAAGGCCAGCGGTGGAATCAAGAAGACGGCAACTCCTACGGGCGGGGCGTCCATGGgccagctggccaaggagaagaGCGCGGCCGGCATCTGGGGGGCTCCAGCGTCCGCGCCCTCGCAACCCGCGGCAGGCCGCCCTGCACCAAGTGGTGGCTCAGCGTCTGACGACCTGCTCGGATGAGGGGCCGGAAAGGGTGTTATTGGCATGAGGATGGACCAGATGGCAGGCTGTGGGGTTGGCGGGACCTGATGCGACCTgtggtgggcgaggcggagcagcagtGTGATGTTTGGGGAGCATGCGTCTGCGATTGGGCCTTAGATAGGCGTAAAGGCGCACAAATTGAATTGGCATGTCATGTCCCTTGGTTGCGGATGGCATTGGTGCTGGTGGTCACTTTGATACCGCCATTGATGATGCTGCCGAAGCTTGCAAGCGAGcaagcctgcctgcctgggccgcGAGGTAAGCGCGAGGCAAGCGACATGCATAGTCTGAGACGGGCCTGGCATACGGCGCCGGACCTGTGAGCCTTTCATCTGGCCATTTGGCGGCCACGGCTAACAAGGATGGCCAGCCTCCAGGAACACGGCAGCGGTGGCATGCTTCCAGACCCAATCACGTGGAATTGGAGGCTCAAGACTCTATGGCCGAGTCCCACCGGGACCTCTTCcccgctggcgggcgcatCGGCACTGCGTACAGGTAAGTGTACCTTACATGTACAGTACCTAGTAGTTCGTAGGCGCTTAGTTGCGACGATGACCTTTTCCATATGCCGGGCGGCTCCCATCCAGTAGGCGGGTAGTACGTTGTGTCACTAAGCGCCGGACccaatggcggcgcgccgcaccgccccTGTGGCGAGGACGCATCGCGGCAGCGGGCAACGACGTGCACTTTGGTACACGGGCGATGGCCGCCTGTGgttggctgggctgctccCGCCCTTGGCGGCTGCCCACACGGGCGGCAAAGTGTCAGAGACTCAGGGCGGGACTGCCActgcgacgtcgagggcgaaTCCTCCCATTCCTCACACCAACcatggagctgctggccaaggcaGCAAGTAGCACAGAGCAAGTCTCTTTTTACACTCTACATGGGTACTTCTTGTTTTCTTCTTATCCTCTTTGGCGCAGCAGGGGTGGCCGGGTGAGGTGGGCTGTTGGTCGTACTACAggttgctgcggcggctctcaACCTGCCTGCTGAAGAACAAAACAAGGCTGGGTTAGGGTAGGGCAGGGGATCTATGGGATGTTGAATGCTTGTTCTAGTCTTCCGGGTTGGTGCTGAACATCTGAAACAGGGACTTGGGCGTGCCCCAttcgatggatggatgagcGTGCTCGCGGCCGCTTTTGAGGCTGCTTGATGATGCTGTATTTGGAAACGAGATGCACTCACTCCATGGAGAAGGTGGTGGGCCGTGGGTTTGGGACGGCCGCGTgaaggccggcgacgagtcTCTGTCTACTTCTGTATAAAGGTGGGGGATCGTCGCGCTGTCGATGAGTTTGCCTTCTctcagcaagcaagcaacctGCCAAACAACCACTCGTCCTACCTGTCTCTTTCTTTGTCTCTTTTTTCCTAGTGTCTGCACTCTTCTTGGGTTCTGCTTCGGGGTCTCGTCATTTCCATCTTTTTACACGGTGCTTCTGTCGGAGACTCACTCTCTGTCTGTGTCTCGCCATCTTTCTCTACATCTTTCTCTACATCTTTCTCTTTCGTCTATTACACGACGAGGCGTCTCTGCTGCAGTCAACCcatcctctctctctctctctttgcgCGCCAGTCCCGCCCGGCCTGAGGTCCGGACACCTTGAACGCTCATCAGTCTTTCTCTCTCACactcactctcactctctcgACCGTCTCGCGGGTCGGGCTCTCGT
This region of Purpureocillium takamizusanense chromosome 9, complete sequence genomic DNA includes:
- the RPC34 gene encoding 34-kDa subunit of RNA polymerase III (C) (COG:K~BUSCO:EOG092646WF~EggNog:ENOG503P1SA), with amino-acid sequence MPTPVSAAGTPGGGGGGDAESAKLAVWKEALYDRCRESGTDLFSQDDLLRLDVIPNRDLMLLARVVQSLSDDKLFITMREASGQVLWKWRDAQEAHKYKQCSTDEQVMVYSLIDDSGGDGIWSQTLQKRLNMHDSVLKNALKQLQAKGLIAPFKNVEHPNKKMFIKASIRPSDRATGGPWYTDQNLDEAFIEELQRVVFDFVKRQSGYLSTHHHHGSSASSASAAAAGAGARTQVPKKGVLKGSASAAAERGKKRSAQEISGGPSGTATAATPTPKTPRVSSSSSRREPALLPLPAGYTGYPTVRDIARLLSSSGITNNTILSEDDVKKLVDVLVWDNLVEPVKVAGKLGYRVARVAKQSTESWAGREDPTGRDGGPEPYVSPFTEAPCGRCPVFELCEEGGPVSASNCEYFKRWLGTD
- the RPC34 gene encoding 34-kDa subunit of RNA polymerase III (C), variant 2 (COG:K~EggNog:ENOG503P1SA) yields the protein MVYSLIDDSGGDGIWSQTLQKRLNMHDSVLKNALKQLQAKGLIAPFKNVEHPNKKMFIKASIRPSDRATGGPWYTDQNLDEAFIEELQRVVFDFVKRQSGYLSTHHHHGSSASSASAAAAGAGARTQVPKKGVLKGSASAAAERGKKRSAQEISGGPSGTATAATPTPKTPRVSSSSSRREPALLPLPAGYTGYPTVRDIARLLSSSGITNNTILSEDDVKKLVDVLVWDNLVEPVKVAGKLGYRVARVAKQSTESWAGREDPTGRDGGPEPYVSPFTEAPCGRCPVFELCEEGGPVSASNCEYFKRWLGTD
- the CSR1_4 gene encoding Peptidylprolyl isomerase (COG:O~EggNog:ENOG503P1SD), whose translation is MRSTLLRPLLPRYNLCSPVPRSFSLPQLASSSNPFRASRFFSATTAIMGNKVYFDIEWEGPVMQGGKPTTTVKAQSGRINFELYDDVVPKTTENFRALCTGEKGFGYAGSKFHRIIPEFMLQGGDFTRGNGTGGKSIYGEKFADENFTRKHTKPGLLSMANAGPNTNGSQFFITTVVTSWLDGRHVVFGEVADQQSLDVVKALEATGSASGTVKYKQPPTIVKSGQL
- the ENT3 gene encoding Epsin-3, clathrin recruitment and traffic between the Golgi and endosome (EggNog:ENOG503NTVR~BUSCO:EOG09263WB5~COG:F) codes for the protein MDLNDLKNTVSNLTLYDLKAGFRKAQNAVMNYTEMESKVREATNNEPWGASSTLMQEIANGTFNYQTLNEIMPMIYRRFTEKSAEEWRQIYKALQLLEFLIKHGSERVIDDARGHITLLKMLRQFHFIDQNGKDQGINVRNRAKELAELLSDVERIRSERKKARATKNKYTGVEGGMSFGGGFSGGSSSGRFGGFGNESSGYGGSNADYGGYSGGVYGDGGGFGGQASDFRDTGGRSDRFEEYDEFDEGERPAASSRPKRTTERAGVKKTTGEVAKKKEPEVDLFSFDEPSQSSSAAAPTPSNGSRPAGVAGPSGGGTTNDDDEFDDFQEATPVTQPVAPSGGYAQPLSPPLTSTATSSTQFAAPQPLSAPQKADLSQMVSTSSISPAPSGGVNYSAFASPPAQSQAPKPSGFQSTGPNYFGTVSSQPTAQASGSMSSMSPMAASSGPTTMANMKPVTSPGGKPAAAGGDAFGALWGKASGGIKKTATPTGGASMGQLAKEKSAAGIWGAPASAPSQPAAGRPAPSGGSASDDLLG